In Bacteroidales bacterium, a genomic segment contains:
- a CDS encoding GNAT family N-acetyltransferase, translating to MKIVREEFENISLVKRNYIDQFIVENNGLIFHETSFLNIVSKIFKSKLFYFILHYNSKIMAVCPIISVKNRFVNNLYSGPGIYEVPYGGWVLNNNKLDILELYKNMTVKFNENLLIKSNVQVYDDLNWANKIYINKLYTGIIDLTNDENIIWQKAINSKRRNMIKKALKSNIIIKKYGEEGLELFYTMFIDMHKKTSREKNLKPLMYYKDILKQYSSKKQTFILIAERNKEILSGIFLLGNKNMMHYWQGASKLGVSNLGQGELLQWEAIKLAKKLGCKYYDLCVIEENRLPNIAKFKKGFTEKIVPYYLFNKKNIIYRVINRLQ from the coding sequence ATGAAGATTGTAAGGGAAGAATTTGAAAATATTTCCTTAGTAAAAAGGAATTATATTGACCAATTTATTGTTGAGAATAATGGACTAATATTTCATGAAACTTCGTTTTTGAATATAGTTTCAAAAATATTTAAATCTAAACTATTTTATTTCATATTACATTATAATAGTAAAATAATGGCAGTATGTCCTATAATTTCTGTTAAAAACAGGTTTGTGAATAATTTATATTCCGGACCTGGTATTTATGAAGTTCCATATGGTGGATGGGTTTTAAATAATAATAAATTAGATATTTTAGAATTATATAAAAATATGACTGTTAAATTTAACGAAAACTTATTGATAAAATCAAATGTTCAGGTTTATGATGATTTGAATTGGGCTAATAAAATTTATATCAATAAATTATATACAGGAATAATTGACTTAACAAATGACGAAAATATAATTTGGCAAAAAGCAATTAATTCTAAAAGAAGAAATATGATTAAAAAGGCTTTAAAATCCAATATAATTATTAAAAAATACGGCGAAGAAGGGTTGGAATTATTTTATACTATGTTTATTGATATGCATAAGAAAACTTCAAGAGAAAAAAACTTAAAACCATTAATGTATTATAAAGATATTCTTAAACAATATTCATCAAAAAAACAAACATTTATTTTGATAGCAGAAAGAAATAAAGAAATACTATCAGGTATTTTTTTATTAGGAAATAAGAACATGATGCATTATTGGCAAGGTGCAAGTAAACTTGGAGTATCTAATTTAGGACAAGGAGAATTGCTTCAATGGGAAGCTATTAAGCTTGCAAAAAAACTTGGATGTAAATATTATGATTTATGCGTAATTGAAGAAAACAGATTACCGAATATTGCAAAATTTAAAAAGGGATTTACAGAAAAAATAGTTCCTTATTATTTATTTAATAAAAAAAATATTATATATAGAGTAATTAACAGACTACAATAA